The Cellulomonas sp. S1-8 genome has a window encoding:
- the lspA gene encoding signal peptidase II has product MPTTDDETALPDERSRPAAIPGDAASVAGVAAVDPARRRRLLRALIALTLVVLVVDQLTKAWAVATLEPGDRTPLLGDLFGLQLVRNPGAALSIATGMTWVLTIVATVVVVVIVRVSRRIGSRGWAVALGLLLGGALGNLVDRMVREPGPLEGHVIDFLAYGRLFVGNVADIAIVVAAVLIVGLTARGVHVDGTRDPAHDQAPDAGPDDPRADDTSPPAADVRDGAA; this is encoded by the coding sequence GTGCCCACGACCGACGACGAGACCGCCCTGCCCGACGAGCGATCCCGACCTGCTGCGATCCCCGGCGACGCCGCGAGCGTCGCCGGGGTCGCGGCGGTGGACCCGGCCCGGCGGCGTCGGCTCCTGCGGGCGCTGATCGCGCTCACCCTCGTCGTCCTGGTCGTCGACCAGCTCACCAAGGCCTGGGCCGTCGCGACGCTCGAGCCCGGGGACCGCACGCCGTTGCTGGGTGACCTGTTCGGCCTGCAGCTGGTCCGCAACCCCGGTGCCGCGCTCTCGATCGCGACCGGCATGACGTGGGTCCTGACCATCGTCGCCACGGTCGTCGTCGTCGTCATCGTGCGGGTCTCGCGACGCATCGGGTCGCGCGGGTGGGCGGTCGCGCTCGGGCTGCTGCTCGGGGGTGCGCTCGGTAACCTCGTCGACCGGATGGTCCGCGAGCCCGGTCCGCTGGAGGGCCACGTCATCGACTTCCTCGCCTACGGACGACTGTTCGTCGGCAACGTCGCCGACATCGCGATCGTCGTGGCCGCGGTGCTGATCGTGGGGCTGACGGCGCGGGGCGTGCACGTCGACGGCACCCGGGACCCGGCCCACGACCAGGCGCCCGACGCCGGGCCCGACGACCCCCGCGCGGACGACACGTCCCCGCCCGCCGCGGACGTCCGGGACGGTGCCGCGTGA
- a CDS encoding YggT family protein — translation MRLIASLLYLVVLVFFLLLLVRLVLDWVQFFAREWRPSGIALVVAEVTYSVTDPPLRLLRRFLPPIGIGSVRLDLAFLVLALGCSLLLQVLGRVS, via the coding sequence GTGCGCCTCATCGCCAGCCTGCTCTACCTGGTCGTCCTCGTCTTCTTCCTGCTGCTGCTCGTGCGCCTCGTGCTGGACTGGGTCCAGTTCTTCGCGCGGGAGTGGCGGCCCTCGGGCATCGCGCTCGTGGTGGCCGAGGTGACGTACTCGGTGACCGACCCGCCGCTGCGGCTCCTGCGCCGTTTCCTGCCGCCGATCGGCATCGGCTCGGTGCGTCTGGACCTCGCGTTCCTGGTCCTGGCGCTGGGCTGCTCGCTGCTGCTCCAGGTCCTCGGACGGGTCTCGTGA
- a CDS encoding cell division protein SepF: MAGALRKTMLYLGLADDRSDHEDYLEEYEEAEAAVPEDTYEAQVMPLHRSPRVQAAPAPRDGGDLRRITTIHPRSYNDARKIGEAFREGTPVIMNLTDMDDADAKRLVDFSAGLIFGLHGAIERVTSKVFLLSPAHVELAGDTTAPAPEPSTRSGFYNQS, from the coding sequence ATGGCCGGAGCGCTGCGCAAGACGATGCTGTACCTCGGCCTGGCCGACGACCGGTCCGACCACGAGGACTACCTCGAGGAGTACGAGGAGGCGGAGGCCGCCGTGCCCGAGGACACCTACGAGGCGCAGGTGATGCCGCTGCACCGCTCGCCGCGCGTGCAGGCCGCACCCGCCCCGCGCGACGGGGGTGACCTTCGTCGCATCACGACGATCCACCCGCGGTCGTACAACGACGCGCGCAAGATCGGCGAGGCGTTCCGCGAGGGCACGCCCGTCATCATGAACCTCACCGACATGGACGACGCGGACGCCAAGCGTCTCGTCGACTTCTCCGCCGGCCTGATCTTCGGCCTGCACGGCGCGATCGAGCGCGTGACGAGCAAGGTCTTCCTGCTCTCACCCGCGCACGTCGAGCTCGCGGGTGACACGACCGCTCCGGCGCCGGAGCCCTCGACACGCTCCGGCTTCTACAACCAGAGTTGA
- the pgeF gene encoding peptidoglycan editing factor PgeF codes for MPGHPAPEHDVELDVVPLGAGVLGGFTSRRGGRSAPPWEGLNLGDAVGDDPGVVTAHRGALERRVGVPVVFATQVHGADVVVVRPGRGTGGSRADGLVTTSADVALGVYVADCAPVLLADPRARVVAAAHAGRPGLVAGVLQATVGAMVRAGADPARIVAAVGPCIAGASYEVPAAMRDDVAAVVPEAAARTAAGTPAVDLTAGVRAVLLRCGVGTVHVDGRDTYADPQLYSHRRAVHEGAAATGRFAGVVRLLGTDGPLAG; via the coding sequence ATGCCCGGGCACCCCGCGCCGGAGCACGACGTCGAGCTCGACGTCGTGCCGCTCGGCGCCGGGGTGCTCGGGGGGTTCACGTCCCGCCGTGGCGGCCGCAGCGCCCCGCCCTGGGAAGGCCTGAACCTCGGTGACGCGGTCGGCGACGACCCCGGCGTGGTCACCGCCCACCGGGGTGCGCTCGAGCGCCGGGTGGGGGTACCGGTGGTCTTCGCGACCCAGGTGCACGGCGCCGACGTCGTCGTGGTGCGACCCGGTCGCGGCACGGGCGGGTCGCGCGCCGACGGCCTCGTGACGACGTCGGCCGACGTCGCGCTCGGCGTGTACGTCGCGGACTGCGCCCCCGTGCTCCTCGCCGACCCGCGCGCACGGGTCGTCGCGGCCGCCCACGCCGGGCGGCCCGGTCTCGTCGCCGGGGTCCTGCAGGCGACCGTCGGGGCGATGGTCCGCGCCGGCGCGGACCCGGCACGCATCGTCGCCGCAGTCGGCCCCTGCATCGCCGGCGCGTCCTACGAGGTACCCGCCGCGATGCGCGACGACGTCGCCGCGGTCGTGCCGGAGGCCGCGGCCCGCACCGCCGCCGGCACGCCGGCGGTCGATCTCACGGCGGGCGTGCGTGCCGTGCTGCTGCGCTGCGGGGTCGGCACGGTGCACGTCGACGGCCGTGACACCTACGCCGACCCGCAGCTGTACTCCCACCGCCGCGCCGTGCACGAGGGCGCGGCGGCCACCGGGCGGTTCGCGGGCGTGGTGCGGCTGCTCGGCACCGACGGTCCCCTGGCCGGGTGA
- a CDS encoding TraR/DksA family transcriptional regulator, whose amino-acid sequence MNDALSTLTMGSDEGRDALVALLPVRDGEDPWTRAEIDEVAHDLTAERIRLTEELVAADAELSDLLRNSGDGAGDDQADSGSSALEREHELTLVNNTRDLLEQTSHALDRLAAGTFGVCESCGQGIGKARLQAFPRAMLCVTCKQREERR is encoded by the coding sequence ATGAACGACGCACTGAGCACACTGACGATGGGGTCCGACGAGGGACGGGACGCACTGGTGGCACTGCTGCCGGTACGGGACGGCGAGGATCCGTGGACCCGGGCCGAGATCGACGAGGTGGCCCACGACCTGACGGCCGAGCGCATCCGGCTCACCGAGGAGCTCGTCGCAGCCGATGCCGAGCTGTCCGACCTGCTCCGCAACTCCGGCGACGGCGCCGGTGACGACCAGGCCGACTCCGGCTCGTCCGCGCTGGAGCGCGAGCACGAGCTCACGCTCGTCAACAACACGCGCGACCTGCTCGAGCAGACGTCCCACGCGCTCGACCGCCTGGCGGCCGGCACGTTCGGCGTGTGCGAGTCGTGCGGGCAGGGCATCGGCAAGGCGCGCCTGCAGGCGTTCCCGCGCGCGATGCTGTGCGTGACCTGCAAGCAGCGCGAGGAGCGCCGCTGA
- a CDS encoding RluA family pseudouridine synthase: MSGTRALPVPEGLAGERVDAALARLLGLSRTRAAELTAEGAVRVDGRPVGKSDRLVAGTYLEVDLAPAAAEVPVVVPEPVPGMRIVHDDDDLVVVDKPVGVAAHPSPGWSGPTVVGALAATGYRISTSGSAERQGIVHRLDAGTSGLMVVAKSEHAYTVLKRAFKERTVEKVYHALAQGHPSPTTGTIDAPIGRHPSSDWKFAVVADGKPSITHYEVLEMLPGASLVEIHLETGRTHQIRVHFAALRHSLVGDLTYGADPALATRLGVSRQWLHAMRLGFEHPGTGQWFQATSEYPDDLVAGLETLRGAYS; the protein is encoded by the coding sequence GTGAGCGGCACCCGTGCCCTGCCCGTGCCGGAGGGGCTGGCGGGGGAGCGGGTCGACGCCGCGCTCGCACGGCTGCTCGGGCTGTCGCGCACGCGCGCGGCGGAGCTGACGGCCGAGGGCGCCGTCCGGGTCGACGGGCGACCGGTGGGCAAGTCCGACCGGCTCGTCGCCGGCACCTACCTCGAGGTCGACCTCGCGCCGGCGGCGGCGGAGGTGCCCGTCGTGGTACCCGAGCCGGTCCCGGGCATGCGGATCGTCCACGACGACGACGACCTCGTGGTCGTCGACAAGCCGGTCGGGGTGGCGGCCCACCCGTCGCCGGGGTGGTCCGGGCCCACCGTGGTCGGTGCGCTCGCCGCGACCGGCTACCGCATCTCGACGTCGGGGTCGGCGGAACGGCAGGGGATCGTGCACCGGCTCGACGCCGGCACGTCGGGCCTCATGGTCGTCGCCAAGAGCGAGCACGCCTACACGGTCCTCAAGCGCGCGTTCAAGGAGCGCACGGTCGAGAAGGTCTACCACGCGCTCGCGCAGGGGCACCCGTCGCCGACCACGGGCACCATCGACGCGCCGATCGGCCGCCACCCGTCGTCGGACTGGAAGTTCGCGGTCGTCGCGGACGGCAAGCCGTCGATCACGCACTACGAGGTCCTCGAGATGCTGCCGGGTGCCTCGCTCGTCGAGATCCACCTGGAGACGGGCCGGACGCACCAGATCCGCGTGCACTTCGCGGCGCTGCGGCACAGCCTCGTCGGCGACCTCACCTACGGGGCCGACCCGGCGCTCGCGACGCGCCTCGGCGTGTCGCGGCAGTGGCTGCACGCGATGCGGCTCGGATTCGAGCACCCCGGCACCGGGCAGTGGTTCCAGGCGACCAGCGAGTACCCCGACGACCTCGTCGCGGGACTCGAGACGCTCCGGGGCGCGTACTCCTGA
- a CDS encoding DivIVA domain-containing protein: MALLTADDVLNKKFQATKFREGYDQDEVDDFLDEVVNTLRDVQGENDDLKTKLAAAERRIAELSRAGAQQAAPAPKPEPTPEPTPPPAPVQAAPVPALAQPPVASSSAQVRGNEPESATGMLALAQKLHDDYVRSGQEESDRLINEAKTRANRIVREAEETSQRTLGQLEQERSLLERKIDELRVFERDYRTRLKSYLENLLGDLENRGNALPPRSGQGQPVPESQSI, from the coding sequence ATGGCACTGCTCACCGCAGACGACGTCCTGAACAAGAAGTTCCAGGCGACGAAGTTCAGGGAGGGCTACGACCAGGACGAGGTCGACGACTTCCTGGACGAGGTCGTCAACACCCTGCGCGACGTCCAGGGCGAGAACGACGACCTCAAGACGAAGCTGGCCGCCGCCGAGCGCCGCATCGCCGAGCTGAGCCGCGCCGGTGCGCAGCAGGCCGCGCCCGCGCCGAAGCCCGAGCCCACGCCGGAGCCGACGCCGCCGCCCGCACCCGTCCAGGCAGCACCGGTGCCCGCGCTCGCGCAGCCGCCGGTCGCGTCCTCGTCGGCCCAGGTCCGGGGCAACGAGCCCGAGTCGGCCACCGGCATGCTCGCCCTGGCGCAGAAGCTGCACGACGACTACGTGCGCAGCGGCCAGGAGGAGTCCGACCGCCTCATCAACGAGGCGAAGACCCGGGCGAACCGCATCGTGCGCGAGGCGGAGGAGACGTCGCAGCGCACGCTCGGCCAGCTCGAGCAGGAGCGTTCGCTCCTCGAGCGCAAGATCGACGAGCTGCGCGTGTTCGAGCGGGACTACCGCACGCGCCTCAAGAGCTACCTCGAGAACCTCCTCGGCGACCTGGAAAACCGGGGCAACGCGCTGCCGCCGCGGTCCGGCCAGGGACAGCCGGTGCCGGAGAGCCAGAGCATCTGA